From Xiphophorus couchianus chromosome 7, X_couchianus-1.0, whole genome shotgun sequence:
GGAAACTGCCTTGATCTCCATGAAGGAAGAACACTGTAAGACATCTGAGTCACATTTAGATGTGTTAAACTAACTTCTACTCTGCAAGTCAAAGAAATCTCGCAAGTTTTAGATTGTGAATTTAAATGTGCGAGTTTGTGACAGACAAAATTACAGTAGTAAgttgagtttttattaattttgtcttacCTCCAAGGGTTTAGTAAAAAAGGGTTTTAAGTTAtcactttaaaaactgaaagaagacaaagagtggaactatttcccaggtttttaaaatctgatgctaaATTCTTGTTCACATcaaatgaaaaaggaagttgcaCTTGCACTCATTATCTTGTTCAGAGGTTTTCCTTCCAGTAACTGCACTTTGGTTTTCCTTCTTGGTCCAGTGCCACCActggtgaggaggggaacaggttttagTAAAGGGATTGGTTCGTTTggcacagtgcagtgtgaaagtgaaccgcaaCAGCAGcagttgaaaatgtaataaatgttgcaactttggttcCCAATCacaccgagtctaccggactatcaggtgtgaaaacacccttagtGTATGTAAGTTCCTGAATTTAAAGGAAGGAATAAAAATTCTCCCAAAAACCAAGTCTCTTGCGCTCATTACTCTGGCTTTTAGCAAACAAGTGTAATGCTAATAATCCCCACCGTCCGAAATGAATAGCTGGCTGCTAGATACAGTGAATAGAAAATATTGCTGGCAGACCCACCCCTTTGTCATCGGTGTGTGCGTTTGTCAGCTTACCTCACAGATGCTGCACAGGATCACTCTGCTTTCTACAAAGTCAGGACCTTCTCCCCCAAGCGCAGAGGCCTCCTGCAGCTGAGCGGTGGAGCTGAAGATCAGAGGTCACAATCAGGGAaagtgtgtctgcgtgtgtgcgtgtgattCTGAGAGTTCACATTCCTTCTTTCATGCTGCAAGTGTGCATAAACTTGAGCCTTACTTTTCTCCTGGCACATGTGAAGCATTACAGTCTCCACCACCAGGCTGTATCCTGCAGATCGCCGCAGTCTGGATCACGGCTCCGGCGCTGCGTGAAAAACTCTGTGACAGTAAGTGGAGCCTGAAACACAAAGCAGACCAGGCTTTTCCAGCATAAACAAGAGTGCGTTTCATGGGTTCAAACTGTGCTGCACAACAAGCAGGAGGTGATGGGTTCCACCTCATTTGCAGCGGCCGAGCAGTTTCTCCTGGATGGGTAAAACAAGCAACGCTGATAATAAAATCTGatctttttcacatatttttcctAGAGTGTCAGTAATAACCTTTCTTTAAGGAGAAAACAATGAAGTTCAACTCATACATTACTTTTTCTTAGAAACACTTGTTGATTAGAGATGAGATGAACTCCTGTTTATGGTTGTGATGGtaggaaagaggaaaaacaacataaaattaatttctttttaggTTTAGGTAACCAGTTGTTTTCTTGTAACTGTGCCATAACTCACCAAGATCAGAAATCATCTTACTTGAATATCATGTTCTCTTGTATTTCCCATTTTTGAAGAGTTACTTAAAGAAACAGGCCTCCCTCGGAAAACAAGAAGTTTTGAATGAGTTATCAAAAGGTCTTTGttcaacatttaataaaataacaaaatgccTTCGCTGAATGTTGAACAGGAGCGgttagtgattttattttatcaaagcaCTTCATTCTTAATgtgggatatttttttatttttcaacgaatgaattcaaatcaaatgtatttgtcTAAACATTTCCGTGGAACCAGGAGGAGATACATTTATTACGTTTTTTTCACCTTCACGCCACTGAGCAAGTTAGGGTTCAAATCAAAACAGGTGCAGTCAGCTGATGTgataaaacctggaaaacacGTGCTGAGattcttcagatgttttaatgTAAGCCACATGCGCGCTGCGTTTTTCTGCGTGGATAGACGACGCAGGACGCGGGTGAAGGGAGAGTCTGGAAGCGTGGCGCGCACACTGGAGAGAGCGGGCTGCTTGGTGAAAAAAATCCTCCATCCTGTTTCCCTTTATCGCTTTAGGATCTGTGAAAGCCCACACAAGCGATTTGACTTGAATTTTAAGCTGGGTGCTTTTCCCCAGAACCCGCGCGTAAATCGCTCTCCAAGGTGCGCACCCTCCGACTAAAACACATCGTTACCAGCCAGTGGTATTCATGGaggattttttaataaaatcttataAAGAAACTAggtgcaataaaataaaattaaggattcatatttgatatatttttcaaaaaatattactttagaTAGCCGAATAATTTAATGCATCGctttttaatctattttggtTTATTGTGGGATttgaaaagaacaagaaaatatcAGTTCTGTTTTATTGCTGAGGACAAACTAATTAAATAAGAGCAGGAGGGTCTTTAGCTTGTGACAGTGAATAATCTCCAGATACATAAAACCACCGCAGCCTCCTGCTCATCGGAGAGAGGCGCACCCAGGACTCACCCTCCGCCTCCGCCCACCAAACCCCTCCCCTTCCACCCTCAAAACTATTTAGCATCTGAAGTTGGgacaaaatttccaaaaaacatttttttagaacaaaaaaaaattttctgcGAGAGTAGACGCGGGCCAGCCGCCAGAGTGAGCTTCGGCGTGTTAGAAGGAGAGCATCTCTAAAAGTTCTTCTCCTCCTTTCTAAGGATTTACATTTATCCTGTAACCACGGCTTCGAAGGTGGACACCGTTTTTTCCTCCCTGTCTCTACATTTCTTCAAGAAAGAAATGGAAGAGGGCTCCAGCTCCCCGGTCTCCCCTGTGGATAGTCTGGTGACGAGCGAGGAGGAGCCGGAGCGGCAGCAGAAGCGCTTctccaggaagaggaggcacagCAAGAAGTCCGGAGAGGACAGCAGCGGGAGCAGCCCCGGTCCCGGGCCGGTGAAGCGGGGCAAGAAGCCCAGCCCGAGCAGCAGCCAGTCGTACGAGGAGCTGCAGAACCAGCGGGTCCTGGCGAACGTGCGGGAGCGCCAGCGGACTCAGTCTCTGAACGAGGCCTTCGCGTCTCTGCGCAAAATTATCCCCACGCTGCCGTCGGACAAACTGAGCAAGATCCAGACTCTGAAGCTGGCCTCCAGGTACATAGACTTCCTGTGCCAGGTGCTGCAGAGCGACGAGATGGACAGCAAGATGTCCAGCTGCAGCTACGTAGCGCACGAGAGACTCAGTTACGCGTTCTCGGTGTGGAGGATGGAGGGCGCCTGGTCCATGTCAGCATCCCACTAGCAGTCAGAGACAAACACAATGCCAAAGCGGTGGGTACACTGAGACCTGAGAGCGTTCAGCTTATGGTTCCAAATGTAATCGTTTCTATcattttcatccatatttttcACTAAAATATGCTCAGACGCACGCATCCAGCTGACAGTagatattaaaagaaaattgtggggtggattaaaaatactttaggATTTGTTCCGATGAATATTTGAGCTGCCAGAGTTTCTAATTGGGGATTTGTAGATCCGGCCCGAGGCAGAATCGAGCTAAG
This genomic window contains:
- the twist2 gene encoding twist-related protein 2, giving the protein MEEGSSSPVSPVDSLVTSEEEPERQQKRFSRKRRHSKKSGEDSSGSSPGPGPVKRGKKPSPSSSQSYEELQNQRVLANVRERQRTQSLNEAFASLRKIIPTLPSDKLSKIQTLKLASRYIDFLCQVLQSDEMDSKMSSCSYVAHERLSYAFSVWRMEGAWSMSASH